The following are encoded in a window of Castanea sativa cultivar Marrone di Chiusa Pesio chromosome 9, ASM4071231v1 genomic DNA:
- the LOC142609037 gene encoding serine/threonine-protein phosphatase 7 long form homolog → MAAVAGVDDEFGPGPRVPSVLRFLTEHRSSAVWEGQDPGVLKCRGRNEEFRKRSSMVDDRVLDIVKRIGLEGLYRTPYRELDHNLITAFVKRWRPETHTFHLPHGEMTITLQDVEVLLRIPIDGEAIVGTCALKWAVECQEMLGIVTNSVVLKGQRIQIKKLLEKIDQGLPDGAEEVVVHQC, encoded by the exons ATGGCTGCCGTTGCTGGGGTGGATGATGAGTTCGGTCCTGGTCCCAGGGTTCCTTCGGTGTTAAGGTTTCTAACAGAACATCGATCATCTGCTGTTTGGGAAGGCCAG GATCCGGGGGTATTGAAATGTCGTGGTCGTAATGAGGAGTTTCGAAAACGAAGCTCGATGGTGGATGATCGCGTCCTCGACATTGTCAAGAGAATTGGATTAGAGGGGCTGTATAGGACTCCATATAGAGAGCTTGACCATAATTTGATAACGGCCTTTGTTAAGCGATGGCGGCCTGAAACCCACACCTTCCaccttccacatggtgagatgacgATCACATTACAAGACGTGGAGGTTCTGTTGAGGATTCCAATCGATGGTGAGGCAATTGTTGGAACTTGTGCCTTGAAATGGGCTGTTGAATGTCAAGAAATGCTTGGAATTGTTACTAATTCCGTGGTGCTTAAAGGACAGAGGATCCAAATCAAGAAGCTACTTGAAAAAATTGACCAAGGGTTGCCCGATGGTGCAGAAGAGGTTGTTGTGCATCA ATGTTGA